One genomic region from Metallosphaera tengchongensis encodes:
- the pyk gene encoding pyruvate kinase: MKRKTKIVATLGPSSENLVDKLQHFVDVFRVNLAHGDDESQERYFRLLREKAPNSSILADLPGPKLRIGDIPKMELRRGQRVTFSPYHDIIVNEPIFFSSVIPGSIILLSDGMIKVKVEEVEKDEVRGVVLTDGILTARKGINIPDMKLASGLTDNDLRLMRKALEMGADYLGLSFVLSENDVRKVKESVGSRVWVISKIEKGQAVDRLFNIVEESDAVMVARGDLGVEIGLENLPYVQRKIIRTSKLLGKPVILATQVLESMVNSPLPSRAEVIDVANSVYQGVDAIMLSDETAAGKYPLEAIQYLDQIISSSEDKVKPLRPSPMRSPDDAIAYASLSLSELSRSEVIAVHSRSGLSVIRVSRLRPKATILALSPDNSITRKLKLCWGVQPVSIQETAGNINDLISIIEGKCREIGIKGNVVIVAGDPKMESGRTNLLKLHFID; encoded by the coding sequence ATGAAACGGAAAACCAAAATTGTAGCTACCTTAGGCCCCTCATCGGAGAACTTGGTTGATAAACTCCAACATTTCGTGGACGTTTTTAGAGTGAACCTAGCCCATGGAGACGATGAATCTCAAGAGAGGTATTTTAGGCTCCTTAGAGAGAAGGCCCCTAATTCATCAATATTGGCAGATCTTCCAGGGCCTAAGCTCAGAATAGGTGATATACCCAAGATGGAACTCAGGCGAGGACAAAGGGTTACTTTCTCACCTTATCATGATATTATAGTAAATGAGCCGATATTTTTTTCCAGTGTTATTCCAGGTTCGATAATTCTCCTCTCTGACGGTATGATTAAGGTAAAGGTAGAGGAGGTAGAGAAGGACGAGGTAAGGGGAGTGGTTCTCACTGATGGCATCCTAACAGCTAGAAAGGGAATAAACATTCCTGACATGAAGCTTGCTTCTGGGCTCACTGATAATGATCTGAGACTAATGAGGAAAGCCTTAGAGATGGGAGCAGATTACCTGGGACTTTCCTTCGTTCTCAGCGAAAATGACGTAAGGAAGGTAAAGGAGTCGGTTGGCTCTAGGGTTTGGGTCATATCTAAGATAGAGAAGGGACAGGCGGTGGACAGACTCTTCAATATAGTGGAGGAAAGTGACGCCGTAATGGTTGCTAGGGGGGATCTAGGGGTGGAGATAGGCTTAGAAAACCTTCCTTACGTTCAGAGGAAAATCATAAGAACCTCCAAGCTTCTAGGAAAACCTGTAATCCTTGCAACACAAGTTCTTGAATCAATGGTCAATAGCCCACTTCCCTCTAGGGCAGAGGTGATAGACGTAGCCAACTCTGTTTACCAGGGGGTTGACGCCATAATGCTGAGTGACGAGACGGCAGCAGGGAAATATCCGTTGGAAGCGATTCAGTATCTGGACCAAATCATCTCGTCTTCGGAGGATAAGGTAAAACCACTAAGACCTTCTCCCATGAGAAGCCCCGATGATGCTATAGCCTACGCTTCGCTCTCACTATCAGAGCTCTCAAGATCAGAGGTCATTGCGGTTCATAGTAGAAGCGGCCTCTCCGTCATAAGAGTCTCGAGGCTAAGGCCAAAGGCTACGATTCTAGCCTTATCTCCTGACAACTCCATAACCAGGAAGCTGAAACTGTGTTGGGGTGTCCAACCTGTCTCTATTCAGGAAACCGCCGGGAACATCAACGATCTAATCTCAATTATCGAAGGGAAATGCAGGGAGATTGGGATAAAGGGTAACGTTGTGATAGTTGCGGGGGATCCGAAGATGGAGTCTGGGAGGACTAACCTTCTCAAGCTCCATTTCATCGACTAA
- a CDS encoding DUF1955 domain-containing protein: MVPENRELIKSLMQAKESIVSGEVKRGVEIIEKVVNSSNIKQSNWVICNVIDAAECETVVETLNLIGKIFDITACGNLKRVVTCFMKKGIDSDYVDLALSALVERRREDQLDKILAEVSEVDPRFLVKLAQAYAKLGNKRKEEELLRHACEKGLKEACRDINQVYSRIT, encoded by the coding sequence ATGGTGCCAGAAAACAGGGAGTTAATTAAATCCCTTATGCAAGCTAAGGAAAGTATAGTCTCGGGGGAAGTAAAACGTGGTGTAGAGATAATAGAAAAAGTTGTAAATTCATCAAACATTAAGCAATCAAACTGGGTAATCTGCAACGTAATCGACGCAGCGGAATGTGAAACAGTAGTGGAAACTTTGAATCTGATCGGGAAAATATTTGATATAACAGCTTGCGGAAACCTCAAGAGAGTGGTCACTTGCTTTATGAAGAAGGGAATAGACTCAGATTACGTAGATTTAGCTCTCTCTGCCCTAGTTGAAAGGAGGAGAGAAGATCAGCTAGACAAAATTCTGGCTGAGGTGAGCGAGGTTGACCCTAGATTTTTGGTTAAGCTTGCTCAGGCCTACGCTAAGTTGGGGAACAAACGCAAGGAAGAGGAGTTGTTGAGGCATGCCTGCGAGAAAGGTCTTAAAGAAGCTTGCAGAGATATTAACCAAGTTTACTCCAGAATAACATGA
- a CDS encoding acryloyl-coenzyme A reductase produces the protein MKAVVVKGKREGYEVRDVDDPKPAPGEVTIKVNRAALCYRDLLQLQGFYPRMKYPVILGHEVVGEIVEVGEGVVGFSPGDRVTSLLYAPDGTCNYCRKGEEAYCHSRQGYSEELDGFFAELAKVKVTSLVKVPKGVSDEGAVIVPCVTGMIYRGLRKAKLERGETVLVTGASGGVGIHALQVAKALGARVIAVTTSESKATLLKKYADTVIVGKQFSEEAKKEDVNVVIDTVGTPTFDESLKSLWMGGRIVQIGNVDPSQSYTLKLGYVILKDISVIGHASATRRDLEETLKITSEGKITPVIAGTVSLEEIDKGYEMLRDKNKVGKVLLKP, from the coding sequence ATGAAGGCTGTAGTAGTCAAGGGAAAGAGGGAGGGATACGAGGTAAGAGATGTAGATGACCCCAAACCTGCACCTGGGGAGGTCACAATCAAGGTAAATAGAGCAGCGCTCTGCTACAGGGATCTTTTACAACTTCAAGGCTTCTACCCTAGAATGAAGTACCCAGTGATACTAGGCCATGAGGTAGTTGGCGAAATCGTTGAAGTTGGGGAGGGCGTGGTCGGGTTCTCCCCAGGAGATAGGGTTACTTCTCTGCTCTACGCTCCGGACGGAACTTGTAACTATTGTAGGAAGGGAGAGGAGGCTTACTGTCATTCAAGACAGGGCTATTCTGAAGAGCTTGACGGATTCTTTGCCGAGCTAGCTAAGGTGAAGGTTACGAGTTTAGTGAAGGTTCCAAAAGGTGTCTCAGATGAAGGAGCAGTTATAGTCCCTTGTGTGACAGGAATGATCTATAGGGGGCTAAGAAAGGCTAAGCTTGAGAGAGGGGAGACTGTGCTGGTCACGGGAGCGAGTGGCGGTGTAGGCATTCACGCCCTTCAAGTGGCCAAAGCTTTAGGGGCGAGAGTTATCGCTGTCACTACATCCGAGAGCAAGGCTACTCTACTGAAGAAGTACGCAGATACCGTAATAGTCGGGAAGCAATTCTCCGAAGAAGCTAAGAAGGAGGACGTAAACGTCGTTATAGACACCGTAGGAACTCCTACATTTGATGAGAGTCTGAAATCTCTGTGGATGGGTGGAAGGATAGTCCAAATTGGAAACGTAGATCCATCTCAGTCGTACACTCTTAAGCTGGGATATGTAATACTCAAGGACATAAGTGTGATAGGCCACGCGTCTGCGACTAGGAGGGATTTAGAGGAAACACTAAAAATTACTTCCGAAGGGAAAATAACTCCAGTGATAGCAGGTACGGTGTCGCTGGAGGAGATCGATAAGGGATATGAAATGCTGAGGGATAAAAACAAAGTTGGGAAAGTCCTTCTTAAACCTTGA
- a CDS encoding CBS domain-containing protein: protein MTVKDLISREPVSVSPNATIVEAAKIMKRERVGSLLVRIGEEAKGILSERDIIYAIASDLPLNTRVEEVMSTNLVTADSGMDVGEAALLLADKGVRHLVIKENGKIIGVISIRDIARSLGLLTTDLSVW from the coding sequence ATGACTGTGAAAGATTTAATCTCAAGAGAACCTGTTAGTGTAAGCCCCAACGCCACCATAGTTGAGGCCGCTAAGATCATGAAAAGAGAGAGGGTTGGATCTCTGTTGGTTAGGATAGGGGAGGAGGCTAAGGGCATACTCTCCGAGAGAGATATCATATACGCTATAGCATCCGATCTGCCTCTTAACACAAGAGTTGAGGAAGTGATGAGCACCAACCTAGTCACAGCAGACTCAGGTATGGATGTGGGTGAAGCAGCCCTATTGCTAGCTGATAAGGGCGTTAGGCACCTCGTTATAAAGGAGAACGGAAAAATAATAGGTGTAATTTCCATAAGAGATATAGCGAGGAGTTTAGGTTTACTTACCACTGATTTAAGTGTTTGGTGA
- a CDS encoding succinate-semialdehyde dehydrogenase produces MKAAVLNAYKEPLVVEEVNISQPKEGEVKVRVKATGLCHSDVNVFEGKTPVPTPVVAGHEISGVVEEVGSGVTRVKKGDKVISAFIHPCGKCRNCVSGKENLCETFSQVRLKGVMQDGTSRLSKDGKEIRTFLGGGFAEYAIVGENGLTKVPDDMDLEKVAVLGCAGLTGYGAVSLSRIEPGDTVAVIGVGGVGLSTIQLLKASGAGRIIAVGTKKWKLNRALELGATDVVNSKEVDPVKALKEVTGGGPEVIIEAGGNEETIHMALDSVRIGGKVVLVGLPPANAMIPIKVASVVRGGIELVGNYGGRPRVDMPKLLELVRLGKYDPSALVTGRYKLEEINEAVELLEKGEAIRSLIVP; encoded by the coding sequence ATGAAAGCTGCAGTACTTAATGCGTACAAGGAGCCCTTAGTGGTGGAGGAGGTAAACATCTCTCAACCCAAAGAAGGGGAAGTAAAGGTTAGGGTGAAAGCTACTGGGTTGTGCCACTCGGACGTAAACGTTTTCGAGGGAAAGACCCCTGTTCCCACACCTGTGGTCGCAGGTCACGAGATATCAGGGGTCGTTGAGGAAGTCGGATCTGGCGTAACTAGGGTCAAGAAAGGCGACAAAGTCATTTCTGCCTTCATTCACCCATGCGGTAAGTGCAGGAACTGTGTATCGGGAAAAGAGAACCTTTGTGAAACTTTTTCCCAGGTCAGACTTAAGGGTGTAATGCAGGACGGAACCAGCAGACTGAGTAAGGACGGGAAGGAGATAAGGACGTTCTTGGGAGGAGGATTTGCTGAGTACGCCATAGTGGGCGAGAACGGGCTAACCAAAGTCCCAGATGATATGGACCTAGAGAAGGTAGCTGTGCTAGGATGTGCAGGGTTAACAGGTTACGGAGCCGTTTCCCTCTCTAGGATAGAGCCCGGTGATACAGTGGCGGTAATAGGAGTAGGTGGGGTTGGCCTGTCCACAATACAACTGTTGAAAGCTTCAGGGGCAGGACGGATTATAGCTGTAGGTACAAAGAAGTGGAAGCTCAATAGGGCTCTGGAGTTAGGTGCTACGGACGTGGTGAACTCGAAGGAGGTTGACCCTGTTAAAGCTTTAAAGGAAGTTACTGGGGGAGGTCCTGAGGTAATTATAGAGGCTGGAGGTAACGAGGAGACTATACACATGGCCTTGGACTCTGTGAGAATAGGAGGTAAGGTGGTTCTAGTGGGATTGCCCCCAGCAAACGCCATGATACCAATTAAGGTTGCATCGGTTGTAAGGGGTGGCATAGAACTTGTGGGGAATTACGGTGGTAGACCTAGGGTAGACATGCCCAAACTCCTGGAACTCGTAAGATTGGGCAAGTATGACCCAAGCGCTTTGGTAACAGGAAGGTACAAACTAGAGGAAATAAATGAAGCTGTGGAACTCCTAGAAAAGGGGGAAGCGATCAGGAGTTTAATAGTGCCTTAA
- a CDS encoding 3-hydroxyacyl-CoA dehydrogenase, translated as MRIAVVGSGTMGHGIAEVASISGMEVKLIDISWDILNRAKQRMEESLKRLYDRGTIKESPEQVMRRIEMSTSYEVAKEVDFAIEAVPEILDLKRKVFEQLDKITPRDAVLATNTSSIPISDIGEITSRKERVIGMHFFNPPPLMKLVEVIPSKYTTEEVTNFTVDLAKKMGKVPVRLKVEVPGFVSNRIFLRLLQEACREVESGEATVEEVDSAARNKLKLPMGIFELADYVGLDVVVDLWKVIVGRGAKDVSCSSYNKKVESKELGVKAGKGFYSYQAPGKYSKVPLPQDSRVPPERVISLAVNEGAWLMENGIVNAEEIDTVMKLGFNFPKGLMEIADELGIDSIVSQLKDIYSKGYDAYMPNPLLLKMVSSNQLGKSTGRGFYVHNT; from the coding sequence ATGCGAATTGCGGTTGTTGGATCAGGAACCATGGGACATGGTATTGCAGAAGTAGCCTCTATTTCAGGTATGGAGGTCAAGCTAATAGACATCTCCTGGGACATTCTCAACAGGGCAAAGCAGAGAATGGAGGAGTCCCTAAAAAGGCTTTACGACAGGGGTACAATCAAGGAATCACCTGAGCAGGTGATGAGAAGGATCGAAATGTCCACAAGCTACGAGGTTGCTAAAGAAGTGGATTTCGCCATTGAAGCTGTACCTGAAATCTTAGATTTAAAGAGAAAAGTATTCGAGCAATTAGATAAAATCACACCACGGGATGCAGTCCTAGCCACCAACACTAGCTCGATCCCCATTAGTGACATAGGAGAAATTACTTCGAGGAAGGAAAGGGTCATAGGGATGCACTTCTTCAACCCCCCTCCCCTCATGAAGTTGGTCGAGGTTATCCCGAGCAAGTATACTACGGAGGAGGTTACTAACTTCACTGTGGATCTTGCCAAGAAAATGGGAAAGGTTCCAGTTAGGCTTAAGGTTGAAGTACCCGGTTTTGTAAGCAACAGAATTTTCTTAAGGTTGTTACAAGAGGCGTGTAGGGAAGTGGAGTCTGGAGAAGCTACCGTGGAAGAGGTGGACTCTGCAGCCAGGAACAAGTTGAAATTACCGATGGGGATATTTGAACTTGCGGACTACGTCGGGTTGGACGTGGTAGTGGATCTTTGGAAAGTCATAGTTGGCAGGGGGGCCAAAGACGTCTCTTGCTCCTCCTATAATAAGAAGGTAGAGAGCAAGGAACTTGGGGTTAAGGCAGGTAAGGGGTTTTACTCTTATCAGGCCCCAGGTAAGTACTCCAAAGTACCCCTCCCCCAGGATAGTAGGGTCCCTCCGGAGAGGGTAATATCCCTTGCTGTCAACGAAGGTGCTTGGCTAATGGAGAACGGAATAGTGAACGCCGAGGAAATAGACACTGTTATGAAGCTAGGCTTTAATTTCCCAAAGGGACTTATGGAAATAGCAGATGAGCTCGGAATAGACTCAATTGTAAGTCAACTGAAGGATATTTACTCAAAGGGTTACGACGCATATATGCCCAACCCATTACTCCTGAAAATGGTATCGTCAAACCAACTAGGGAAGTCCACAGGCCGAGGCTTCTACGTGCATAATACTTAA
- a CDS encoding phenylacetate--CoA ligase family protein, whose amino-acid sequence MTVLEEYEAIHRELRSEGYISTEYPPNPSEKLWNKKTLTMKREELEKLKSLRLRRIVKWAWENVPFYRNFWKSKGFDPEVVKDWKDVVKIPILRKDELRKDLSANPPFGSIMVPELAKRIRFVGATSGSTGLPTFQGWGKLELDYFEEAQARYLWTFAGVKPTTVYANYLNMSGFYSWGPPVVETAMWRCGATAIAGGGETYFSWKSRHNLIFRLWKVDVLATTPWLHRLIGEEAKAEGWESPFKVLLLHGGAAAQNTKRKLFQVHPNAKLAISVWGTTDGHMAVEVPNLDGQLVVWDDMEIFDIVDPKTDEPASIGERGELIATLLNHFTMPLIRYSLGDYVKNEFTTDPDPTYGITHSRFVEPIPGRVEWMFKVRGKLLLPIYVEDAVNEIPETTGMFNVIIYNNEMDKLKIRVETRRNMVDSAYDSRAREILAGRIGLDKDDVEIEWVEPGKTTWTGYKLQVFLDQRKK is encoded by the coding sequence ATGACAGTTCTTGAAGAATATGAGGCGATTCACAGGGAGCTGAGAAGTGAGGGGTACATCTCCACAGAGTACCCACCAAATCCATCTGAGAAGTTGTGGAACAAGAAGACGTTAACCATGAAGAGGGAGGAACTGGAGAAGTTAAAATCCCTTAGGCTAAGGCGAATAGTAAAGTGGGCCTGGGAAAACGTTCCGTTTTACAGGAACTTCTGGAAGTCCAAGGGATTCGATCCGGAAGTAGTTAAGGACTGGAAGGACGTGGTGAAAATCCCTATCCTAAGAAAGGACGAGCTAAGGAAGGACCTTTCAGCGAACCCACCGTTTGGTTCAATTATGGTTCCAGAGCTGGCCAAAAGGATCAGGTTCGTGGGAGCAACCTCAGGCTCCACAGGTCTCCCCACTTTCCAAGGCTGGGGGAAATTGGAACTGGACTACTTCGAGGAGGCCCAGGCCAGGTATCTCTGGACCTTTGCTGGAGTGAAACCCACCACAGTATATGCAAACTACCTAAACATGAGCGGATTTTACAGCTGGGGACCGCCTGTAGTGGAGACAGCCATGTGGAGGTGTGGAGCCACTGCAATAGCAGGAGGGGGAGAGACATATTTTTCCTGGAAGTCTAGGCATAACCTCATTTTCAGGCTCTGGAAGGTCGACGTATTAGCTACAACGCCCTGGCTCCATAGGCTAATAGGAGAGGAGGCTAAGGCTGAGGGATGGGAATCGCCCTTCAAGGTTCTGCTACTCCATGGAGGCGCAGCGGCCCAGAATACAAAGAGGAAGCTTTTCCAAGTTCATCCGAACGCTAAGTTAGCGATTAGCGTGTGGGGTACAACTGACGGACACATGGCTGTGGAGGTTCCAAATCTTGATGGACAGCTAGTTGTTTGGGATGACATGGAGATCTTCGATATAGTTGATCCTAAGACCGATGAGCCTGCTTCAATAGGAGAGAGAGGAGAACTTATAGCAACTCTCCTTAACCACTTTACGATGCCCCTGATAAGGTACAGTCTAGGTGATTACGTTAAGAACGAGTTCACCACCGACCCTGACCCCACATATGGAATAACCCACTCAAGGTTCGTAGAGCCAATACCTGGTAGAGTTGAATGGATGTTTAAGGTAAGGGGTAAATTACTCCTTCCCATATATGTGGAAGATGCCGTAAACGAGATCCCTGAGACCACTGGGATGTTTAACGTCATAATATATAACAACGAGATGGACAAGCTAAAGATAAGAGTTGAGACCAGAAGAAACATGGTGGACTCCGCCTACGACTCGAGGGCGAGGGAGATATTGGCAGGGAGAATAGGACTGGATAAGGACGATGTGGAGATTGAGTGGGTAGAACCAGGAAAAACAACGTGGACTGGTTATAAGTTGCAGGTGTTCCTGGACCAGAGGAAGAAATAA
- a CDS encoding amylo-alpha-1,6-glucosidase, which produces MFDPIECEEREWIIPTGTGGYSSSSICGVNSRTYHGLLIIPQDRPHRRYLTLSKVEDFLVTDEHEYPLSTNHYVDDVFYPEGFRFLHRVDLGKNFVTWNYTFGNSVARKSLTVHRGYDAITLSYETERGFFRICPLVTFRSHHVVTKDRHPLITVDTNSEITLKANGIPFIRVNVRGDHKVETTSYWYYNFFYRLDYERGSNHLEDLFNPFCVVSKGNRIEIDAYWGNFVRTVEIPRSREILDVLSDTAQSFLVKGKTGYAIIAGYHWFDEWGRDTMIAMEGILLVNGLYEQAKGILQRYFNAVNEGLMPNNFLGNNEVVYKGVDIALWGINALYKYFNYTGDLDFVSRLFPKALEIVDWYWKGNGIIYNRGNLLYHIGAPRTWMDAQFDGVVVTPREGATVEVNALFYNALMIVDALAKKLGMKEEEFAEKADKVRSAFNEKFPSEFGLYDYIKWNGTPSEEVRPNQIFALSLPFPVVEGETAKKVISIVESELLRPYGLSTLSKRDPGYIPFYRGDRTSRDRAYHNGPVWPWLIGAYVDAKLNFDDNPLELKGLINKFDPLLRVALRENGFLPELFEDIPPYRMGGCIAQAWSVAEVNRALRSILNKS; this is translated from the coding sequence ATGTTTGACCCTATTGAGTGTGAGGAGAGGGAGTGGATCATTCCTACAGGCACTGGGGGGTATTCTTCATCTTCTATCTGTGGTGTAAACTCTAGAACTTACCACGGCCTCCTCATCATACCTCAGGATCGTCCTCATAGGAGGTACTTAACACTCTCTAAGGTCGAGGACTTTCTGGTAACTGACGAGCACGAGTATCCACTGTCCACTAACCATTACGTAGATGACGTCTTCTACCCAGAGGGATTCAGGTTCCTACACAGGGTGGACTTGGGTAAGAACTTCGTGACCTGGAACTATACCTTTGGCAACTCAGTTGCGAGGAAGTCCTTGACGGTACACCGCGGATATGATGCCATTACCCTCTCGTATGAGACTGAGAGGGGGTTTTTTAGAATTTGCCCCCTCGTAACCTTCAGGAGTCATCACGTCGTAACAAAGGATAGACATCCACTGATCACCGTGGATACCAACAGTGAGATTACTCTAAAGGCTAACGGAATCCCTTTCATAAGGGTAAACGTTAGGGGCGATCATAAGGTGGAGACTACCAGTTATTGGTACTATAATTTCTTCTATCGTCTAGATTACGAGAGGGGGAGCAATCACTTGGAGGATCTCTTTAACCCATTTTGCGTGGTAAGTAAGGGAAACCGGATAGAGATCGATGCGTATTGGGGGAACTTCGTTAGGACCGTAGAAATCCCTAGATCTCGGGAAATCTTGGACGTCCTCTCCGATACCGCTCAAAGCTTTCTAGTTAAGGGAAAGACTGGCTACGCCATAATAGCAGGATATCACTGGTTTGACGAGTGGGGAAGAGATACCATGATAGCCATGGAGGGGATCCTACTGGTTAACGGGCTTTACGAACAGGCAAAGGGTATCCTTCAAAGGTATTTCAACGCGGTCAATGAGGGTCTAATGCCAAATAATTTCCTTGGGAACAACGAAGTAGTCTATAAGGGGGTTGACATAGCTCTCTGGGGAATCAACGCTCTTTATAAATATTTCAATTACACTGGAGATCTAGACTTCGTGAGCAGACTCTTCCCTAAGGCTTTGGAGATAGTGGATTGGTACTGGAAAGGCAACGGAATTATTTACAATAGGGGGAATCTACTTTACCATATTGGAGCTCCACGGACGTGGATGGACGCGCAATTTGACGGTGTGGTAGTAACCCCAAGGGAGGGGGCTACTGTAGAGGTCAACGCGCTATTTTACAATGCTCTAATGATCGTAGATGCTCTGGCTAAGAAGTTGGGAATGAAAGAGGAGGAGTTTGCTGAGAAGGCAGATAAAGTCAGATCAGCCTTCAATGAGAAGTTCCCCTCTGAGTTCGGACTGTACGACTACATTAAGTGGAATGGAACCCCAAGTGAGGAAGTTCGACCTAACCAGATTTTCGCTCTCTCTCTTCCGTTCCCCGTTGTAGAGGGCGAGACAGCTAAGAAGGTCATTAGTATAGTTGAGAGTGAGCTCCTTAGACCCTACGGTCTAAGTACACTGTCCAAGAGGGATCCAGGATACATCCCTTTCTACAGAGGCGATAGAACCTCCAGAGACCGCGCTTATCACAACGGACCTGTGTGGCCTTGGCTGATCGGTGCTTACGTTGATGCTAAGCTTAATTTTGATGACAATCCGTTAGAACTGAAAGGGCTAATAAACAAGTTTGATCCGTTGCTAAGAGTTGCCCTGAGAGAAAACGGGTTTCTCCCAGAGCTCTTTGAGGACATCCCCCCATATAGAATGGGGGGATGCATTGCCCAAGCGTGGAGCGTCGCTGAGGTCAATAGAGCTCTGAGAAGTATACTTAACAAATCCTGA
- a CDS encoding glycoside hydrolase family 15 protein, protein MRMAGIGNGRILVNFDENGRITDFYYPYIGMENQTSGYPIRVAIWDGKSISLDTSWKTTMTYEEGVNLVEIKWDVPNPGLEITSYNFVDTNEPIFYSILKILSKGIEGKIKLFFLHDFNIYSNPFGDTALFDPNTWSLIHYKSKRYLSIRLMSTAINSMEFSTTKGNPMDDIQDGRLDGNPISHGDVRSAAGIELNLRKNSFAKAYYVIGASRGLEEVRKLIGNVNPAQVESTFVSVYQFWKSWLSKSAWLSDHENWLYNVSLITIKNHMDINGSIIASSDFSFVNLYGDSYQYFWPRDGAIAAHALDIAGYGELAMRHFNFVKDIVSSEGYLYHKYNPNRTLASSWHPWLYNNKKILPIQEDETALEVWAMGNHFRRYKDLDELTEIYRRFVKPALHFMMRYMEDGLPKPSFDLWEERYGIHLYTISTVYGGLTQGAELAKGMGDESLAEDALDVAKTMKEQTLAKLTNGRRFIRRLDESYQPDDTVDASMYAPYFFGMLEPDHPLMVSTVEAIIQKLLINGGIARYENDMYQRRSSKPNPWIITTLWIAQYMIDLKKSDKGKELINWVVERASPSGLLPEQVDPEGFQSTSVMPLVWSHAEFIITLNKLRGKY, encoded by the coding sequence ATGAGGATGGCAGGGATAGGAAACGGCAGGATTCTAGTTAACTTCGATGAGAATGGAAGGATAACGGACTTTTATTACCCCTATATAGGGATGGAAAACCAGACCTCTGGATACCCTATTAGGGTGGCGATATGGGACGGTAAGTCGATCTCTTTAGATACATCGTGGAAAACTACCATGACGTACGAGGAGGGAGTAAACCTTGTTGAAATAAAATGGGACGTGCCCAACCCGGGATTGGAAATAACTTCCTACAATTTTGTCGATACCAATGAGCCCATATTTTACTCAATTCTTAAGATTCTCTCCAAGGGTATAGAAGGGAAAATTAAGCTCTTCTTTCTTCATGACTTCAACATATACTCCAACCCCTTCGGAGATACTGCCCTATTTGACCCAAATACTTGGTCGCTAATTCACTACAAGTCCAAAAGATATCTGTCAATAAGACTAATGTCTACTGCTATTAATTCCATGGAGTTTTCCACTACCAAAGGAAATCCCATGGATGACATTCAGGACGGAAGATTGGACGGAAACCCAATATCTCACGGTGACGTGAGGTCTGCTGCCGGAATAGAGCTGAATTTAAGGAAAAACAGCTTCGCCAAGGCATATTACGTAATTGGAGCATCGAGGGGCCTTGAGGAGGTGAGGAAGCTCATAGGAAATGTAAACCCAGCTCAGGTCGAGAGCACCTTCGTGTCTGTGTACCAGTTCTGGAAGAGTTGGCTTTCAAAGAGCGCTTGGCTCTCGGATCATGAAAATTGGCTCTACAACGTAAGCCTCATTACTATAAAAAATCACATGGACATAAATGGATCAATTATTGCCTCCTCTGACTTCTCCTTTGTAAACCTTTACGGGGATTCTTATCAGTACTTCTGGCCAAGGGACGGGGCAATAGCTGCACATGCCTTGGACATTGCAGGTTACGGTGAGCTTGCCATGAGGCATTTTAATTTCGTCAAGGATATAGTTAGCTCAGAAGGTTACCTTTATCACAAGTATAACCCCAACAGAACTTTAGCGAGTTCCTGGCATCCCTGGTTGTATAACAATAAAAAAATCCTACCTATTCAGGAGGATGAAACTGCACTAGAAGTCTGGGCAATGGGTAACCACTTTAGAAGATATAAGGATTTAGATGAGTTAACGGAGATATACCGACGATTCGTAAAACCTGCACTCCACTTTATGATGCGTTACATGGAGGACGGTTTACCCAAACCTAGCTTTGATCTGTGGGAGGAGAGGTATGGCATTCATTTGTACACAATATCCACTGTTTACGGGGGGCTAACTCAAGGGGCGGAACTTGCAAAGGGCATGGGGGACGAGAGTCTGGCTGAGGACGCCCTAGACGTAGCAAAGACCATGAAGGAACAGACGTTAGCTAAACTCACCAATGGAAGGAGGTTCATAAGGAGATTGGACGAGAGCTATCAACCGGACGACACAGTTGACGCAAGTATGTACGCACCGTACTTTTTCGGTATGTTGGAACCAGACCATCCTCTCATGGTTTCAACAGTGGAGGCCATAATTCAAAAGTTGTTGATTAATGGAGGAATTGCTAGATACGAGAACGACATGTATCAAAGGAGAAGTTCTAAACCTAACCCTTGGATAATAACAACCCTGTGGATAGCTCAATACATGATAGACCTGAAGAAGTCTGACAAGGGGAAGGAACTTATCAACTGGGTAGTTGAAAGGGCGTCTCCCTCTGGTCTTCTGCCTGAACAAGTAGATCCTGAAGGCTTTCAGTCCACGTCAGTTATGCCTCTGGTCTGGTCTCACGCCGAATTTATAATCACCTTAAATAAATTGAGAGGAAAGTATTAG